Proteins encoded in a region of the Lepeophtheirus salmonis chromosome 6, UVic_Lsal_1.4, whole genome shotgun sequence genome:
- the LOC121119711 gene encoding cyclin-A2 yields the protein MATLRHSSNQENNGGGPSNKISAGPIIRQGGRAVLGDLSNKSSVPCVSKEPLKPQAFTIYQDDKESFGGAGSCASLSSASKRTRSRAPLKEVDFWADKVAKLPLIQPPPSMTTTTHYNPESSISSQSEDDGAESMILDTSLSGDNWKINRVPPVSYSQVIEIQEYTLDIFHYLKGTESKLMPKWNYMTKQPDITFTMRSILVDWLVEVAEEYNLCTETLYLSVNYIDRFLSYMSVQRAKLQLVGTACMFIAAKYEEIYPPEVNEFTYITDDTYSKKQVLRMEHLVLKVLGFDLTMPTAYFFVNQFSKLSKSSEQVTFLGQYLSELTLLDGERYLVYTPSIVGAASLTLARHTCKLTPWPQEMEEITGYRVEDFQSCLVNLHKTFTDAPKSQQQAMREKYKQDKYKNVSEMTPLPISS from the exons ATGGCTACTCTGCGACACTCTTCTAATCAGGAAAATAATGGAGGTGGACCCTCTAACAAAATATCCGCAGGTCCCATTATACGTCAAGGTGGACGCGCTGTCCTCGGGGATCTCTCCAATAAAAGCTCCGTACCTTGTGTCTCAAAGGAACCCCTCAAACCTCAA GCTTTTACCATATATCAAGATGATAAGGAGTCCTTTGGAGGGGCTGGAAGCTGTGCTTCCTTGTCTTCCGCTTCCAAGAGAACAAGAAGTCGAGCACCATTGAAGGAAGTGGACTTTTGGGCGGATAAAGTGGCCAAACTACCCTTAATCCAACCTCCACCTTCAATGACCACCACCACCCATTATAATCCTGAATCAAGTATTAGTTCGCAAAGTGAAGATGATGGCGCGGAGTCCATGATTCTGGATACAAGTCTCTCAGGAGACAATTGGAAGATTAATCGCGTTCCTCCTGTCAGTTATAGTCAAGTTATTGAGATTCAAGAGTATACTTTGGATATCTTTCATTACCTCAAGGGAACAGAG TCCAAACTCATGCCCAAGTGGAATTATATGACCAAGCAACCTGATATTACGTTCACCATGCGTTCCATCCTTGTGGATTGGCTTGTTGAAGTAGCTgaggaatataatttatgtactgaAACCCTGTACCTCTCTGTCAATTACATTGATCGTTTTCTCAGCTATATGTCAGTTCAAAGGGCCAAGTTGCAGTTGGTTGGAACTGCTTGTATGTTCATTGCTGC TAAATACGAAGAAATTTATCCTCCAGAGGTGAACGAGTTTACTTATATCACGGATGATACATATAGCAAAAAACAGGTTCTACGAATGGAACATTTAGTCCTTAAAGTACTTGGCTTTGATCTTACGATGCCAACAGCTTATTTCTTCGTAAATCAATTTTCTAAGCTCTCAAAAAGTTCAGAACAAGTTACGTTTTTGGGACAA tacttGAGTGAACTTACCTTGTTGGATGGAGAACGTTACTTGGTTTATACTCCCTCAATCGTTGGTGCTGCATCATTGACTTTGGCTCGTCATACGTGTAAACTCACACCCTGGCCGCAAGAAATGGAAGAAATAACGGGATATCGGGTAGAGGATTTCCAAAGTTGTTTAGTCAACCTTCATAAGACTTTTACGGATGCACCAAAATCTCAGCAGCAAGCCatgagagaaaaatataagCAAGATAA atataagAATGTATCCGAGATGACTCCACTACCCATATCCTCTTAA
- the LOC121120358 gene encoding A disintegrin and metalloproteinase with thrombospondin motifs 3: MNILILFICVFISAGSCHCKQQRKNPDDQTHGILVFPRIIASTRQKRSSATNQKDNESLMRLHLSNGTLLQEYRIRRNDHLILDQLQIEGFVSNSTLPPKNCFYVSLESSFERAALEDCDGATIRGVVTIHGHMYYLTPSHDGHGHRVKRSEESDSGYYLDKFWKTTRKRKKDAKYKKVPSEVVCNGPYCEYFRVKRDEPKWLETVVAADYSVIDFHGKETVTRYVLTLMNIVSAIYGDQTLSANLKFVILRLIFYEKPEDCPIVEGRSKKSLENVNKWNYKLWHNTSEHRRHDIALWITKLNIGGPSGYAPVGGVCDPSRSCSLNKDEGLSSAFIIAHELGHLLGLSHDGDPGASNNCNDEVDEGSIMANTVGATFSYFHWSPCSAGEYHYKSSSWKCMFNYPHDYKNSTFIGDVIEFTYSLDDQCRMEFGNGFIFCMSFELNDPCIHLWCSHKDSPNLCKTKRGSPMDGTECGKDKWCINGYCESISTRKKSKDGLWHNTMDGSWSDWSSWRKCSRSCNGGVQFRTRLCDNPRPAYGGAPCPGIREDFRLCNIDPCFDKHSDFRAQQCKELFRSIDNNSSRSQSRWHPYEHENGEYKCKLSCFNRQNAEYYQSGENVIDGTLCSYDDPSNICVQGKCLILGCDKIVGSSVKEDACGVCGGDGTKCIVKTKKFVLSMAKDNFVKVCNIPKGVRSIELQSNSLSKNVDVSIGVRSHSYSGFLLKNFEHNYTTFISDGTKFTYKKMHGNETLSARGPLQSGIFIYLYNEGPLIQTSMTKYEVNLKYIVSKENDPLFTIRRYEWTSTGWSKCSSKCGGGTQKLLMRCVDKKTGRRIRRHSQCRKSRPAIKRRSCNNFSCHFQWFTTPWEDCNQSCGMEGHQIRRIFCVPRNNMSTFHDPKLCKGKERPVRKRFCNRVPCPMPWLEKGWRQCTSDECGIFGKREKILYCPKKGVYYLWYKANSKRGL; this comes from the exons ATGAACattctaattttattcatatgtgTCTTTATCAGTGCCGGTTCATGTCATTGTAAACAGCAAAGGAAGAACCCCGATGATCAAACTCATGGGATCCTTGTTTTTCCAAGGATCATAGCAAGTACTCGCCAAAAACGAAGTTCAGCCACAAACCAGAAAGACAACGAATCCCTTATGCGACTCCATTTATCCAATGGCACTTTGTTACAAGAATATCGGATAAGAAGGAATGACCATTTGATTTTGGATCAATTGCAAATTGAGGGATTCGTCTCGAACAGTACATTACCACCAAAGAACTGCTTTTATGTGTCTTTAGAAAGTTCTTTTGAGAGAGCTGCTCTGGAAGACTGTGATGGGGCCACAATTCGAGGAGTGGTCACTATTCACGGGCATATGTATTATCTTACTCCATCTCATGATGGCCATGGTCACCGAGTAAAAAGAAGTGAGGAGTCTGACAGCGGATATTACCTGGACAAATTTTGGAAGACTacgagaaagagaaaaaaggatgcaaagtataaaaaagttcCAAGCGAGGTTGTCTGCAATGGACCCTACTGTGAATATTTTCGAGTAAAAAGAGACGAGCCTAAATGGTTAGAAACAGTTGTGGCTGCAGATTACAGTGTTATCGATTTTCATGGTAAGGAAACTGTAACAAGATATGTTCTAACTTTGATGAACATTGTGAGTGCCATTTATGGAGATCAAACTCTTTCTGCTAATCTCAAGTTTGTGATTTTGAGATTGATTTTCTATGAAAAGCCAGAGGACTGTCCTATAGTGGAAGGCCGCTCCAAAAAATCActtgaaaatgttaataaatggaACTATAAACTCTGGCATAATACCTCAGAACATCGTCGACATGATATAGCGTTATGGATCACAAAATTAAACATAGGAGGACCATCAGGGTATGCACCTGTAGGGGGAGTATGTGATCCTTCTCGCAGTTGCTCCTTAAACAAAGATGAAG GTCTATCAAGTGCTTTCATAATTGCACACGAACTTGGTCATCTTCTTGGTTTGTCACATGATGGAGATCCTGGAGCAAGTAATAATTGCAATGATGAAGTAGACGAAGGAAGTATAATGGCCAATACCGTGGGAGCGACCTTTAGTTATTTCCATTGGTCACCTTGTTCTGCTGGAGAGTATCACTATAAATCATCATCGTGGAAATGTATGTTTAATTATCCTCATGATTATAAGAACTCTACTTTTATCGGAGATGTTATTGAGTTCACCTATAGTCTGGACGATCAATGTAGAATGGAATTTGGAAAtggtttcatattttgtatgagCTTTGAG ttGAATGATCCGTGTATCCACCTATGGTGTAGTCACAAAGACAGTCCAAATCTATGTAAAACTAAAAGAGGATCACCCATGGATGGGACAGAATGCGGCAAGGATAAGTGGTGCATTAATGGATACTGTGAATCCATTTCGACTCGAAAAAAAAGCAAGGACGGTCTATG GCATAACACAATGGATGGAAGTTGGAGTGACTGGAGTTCATGGAGAAAGTGTTCCCGTTCATGCAACGGAGGAGTTCAGTTCAGAACAAGACTTTGCGATAATCCTAGACCAGCTTATGGAGGGGCGCCATGTCCAGGAATTCGAGAGGATTTTCGTTTATGTAATATTGATCCTTGTTTTGACAAACATTCTGATTTTCGTGCACAGCAATGCAAGGAGCTCTTTAGAAGTATTGATAACAATTCATCTCGTTCTCAGAGCCGTTGGCATCCATACGAACATGAAAATggagaatataaatgtaagctGAGTTGCTTTAATCGTCAAAATGCGGAATACTATCAGAGTGGGGAAAACGTGATTGATGGAACCTTGTGTAGCTATGATGATCCATCTAACATATGTGTTCAAGGAAAATGTCTAATCCTAGGATGCGATAAAATTGTGGGGTCATCAGTCAAAGAAGATGCTTGTGGTGTTTGCGGAGGTGATGGAACCAAATGCATTGTTAAAACTAAGAAATTTGTTCTAAGTATGGCAAAGGATAACTTTGTGAAAGTCTGTAACATACCCAAAGGTGTTCGAAGTATTGAGCTCCAGTCAAATTctctttctaaaaat GTTGATGTTAGTATTGGTGTTCGATCTCACTCTTACAGCGGATTTCTGTTAAAAAACTTCGAGCACAATTATACTACATTTATTTCTGATGGAACTAAattcacatacaaaaaaatgcatGGAAATGAGACCCTCAGTGCAAGGGGTCCCCTTCAAAgtggaatatttatatatctatataatgaGGGACCACTGATTCAAACATCCATGACCAAGTATgaagtaaatttgaaatatattgtgTCCAAGGAGAATGATCCTCTTTTCACGATAAGGCGATATGAATGGACCTCCACGGGATGGTCTAAATGTTCCTCAAAATGTGGTGGGGGAACTCAAAAACTCTTGATGAG ATGTGTAGATAAAAAAACTGGTCGGCGGATTCGTCGCCATTCGCAATGCAGAAAATCCAGACCAGCTATAAAGAGACGATCTTGCAATAATTTTAGTTGCCACTTTCAATGGTTTACAACTCCATGGGAAGACTGTAATCAAAGTTGTGGCATGGAAGGGCATCAGATTCGACGGATATTTTGTGTACCTCGGAATAACATGTCAACTTTTCATGATCCCAAATTATGCAAAGGCAAGGAGCGTCCAGTTCGAAAACGATTTTGCAATCGAGTTCCTTGCCCGATGCCTTGGCTAGAAAAAGGATGGCGGCAGTGTACTTCAGATGAGTGCGGAATATTCgggaagagagaaaaaatcctttattgCCCTAAAAAAGGGGTTTACTACTTGTGGTATAAAGCCAATAGTAAAAGAGGATTGTAA